One window of Populus nigra chromosome 5, ddPopNigr1.1, whole genome shotgun sequence genomic DNA carries:
- the LOC133693828 gene encoding photosystem II repair protein PSB27-H1, chloroplastic-like, translated as MASPTLLTPTSRLKPLSPIKPKPTPTTALPPPTPPQQQIRNHLLRRHFLSLATAVLTSPLILPVTPAFAASDEEYVKDTEEVIDKVRTTMNMDKSDPNVADAVAVLRETSNSWVAKYRREKALLGRASFRDIYSALNAVTGHYISFGPTAPIPSKRKARILEEMDTAEKALLRGR; from the coding sequence ATGGCTTCACCAACACTCCTAACCCCAACCTCCAGACTCAAACCCCTCTCTCCCATCAAACCCAAACCCACTCCCACCACCGCACTCCCACCACCGACACCACCACAGCAACAAATCCGAAACCACCTTCTCCGCCGCCACTTCTTGTCCTTGGCAACCGCCGTTCTGACTTCCCCACTGATCCTACCAGTCACTCCAGCTTTTGCAGCATCGGATGAAGAGTACGTGAAAGACACAGAAGAAGTGATCGACAAGGTCAGGACCACCATGAACATGGACAAGAGCGATCCTAACGTGGCCGATGCAGTTGCTGTTCTAAGAGAAACTTCCAACTCTTGGGTGGCTAAGTATAGAAGAGAGAAAGCTTTACTCGGCCGTGCTTCTTTTCGTGATATTTACTCGGCTTTGAATGCTGTTACGGGGCATTACATCAGCTTTGGGCCGACAGCTCCCATCCCATCTAAGAGAAAGGCCAGAATTCTCGAAGAGATGGACACTGCAGAGAAAGCATTGTTAAGGGgcagataa